A window of Microbispora hainanensis genomic DNA:
CCGCTTGACCTTGCCCAGCTCGTCCATGAGGCCGGTCTTGGTGTGCAGCCGTCCCGCCGTGTCGATGATGACGGTGTCCGCCTTGTCCTCGATGCCCTTGGCCACGGCGTCGAACGCCACGGACGCCGGGTCGCCGCCCTCCGGGCCGCGCACCACGCCCGCGCCGACGCGGTCGCCCCACGTCTGGAGCTGGTCGGTGGCCGCCGCGCGGAAGGTGTCGGCGGCGCCGAGCACGACCTTCCTGCCGTCGCCGACCAGGACCCGGGCGAGCTTGCCCGAGGTCGTGGTCTTGCCGGTGCCGTTGACCCCGACGACGAGGACGACGGCCGGCCGCTCGCCGTGCGGCTGGGTGTGCAGGGTGCGGTCGAGGTCCGGCGCGATCTGCGTGAGCAGTTCCTCCCGCAGCAGCTTGCGCACCTCCTCGGGGGTGCGCGTGCCGAGCACCTTCACCTTCGTCCGCAGTTCCTCCACCATCGCGCGGGTGGGGGCCACGCCGACGTCGGCGGTGATCAGAGTCTCCTCGATCTCGTCCCAGACCTCGTCGTCGAGCCGGTCACGCGACAGCAGTTCGAGCAGGCCCCGGCCGAGGACGTTCTGGGAACGGGCGAGCCTGCCGCGCAGCCGCACCATCCGGCCGGCCGACGGCGGCGGGACCTCGATCTCGGGAGCCTTGATCAGCTCTTCGATCGGGGGCGCGGGCGGCGGCAGCGTGGTCGTCGTGCCGCCGTCCTCTTCGCCCAGCCCCGTCTTCGCGGGCTCCTCCGCGACGGGAGCCTTCGGCTCGGGCGGGGCCGGCGGCGCGGGCGGCAGGTCCTTCGCCTTCGGCCGGAACAGCAGCCACAGGCCACCCACCGCCAATATGGCGACGATGGCCACGATCACGATGATGCCGAGGTAACCGTCCACACCATGCAGTTTCCCAGATCGCCCGCATTACTCCGGACAGGGCGACTCGATCGGGCGATATAGAGGGGCGCGCCGTCGCGCCACGGACCGGCCGCGAGCGAGGCAGCCCTCCCCGGGGCGCCTACGGCACGGCCTCCCCCCCCCGCGCGCCTCCGGCACACCACATTCCCTGCGCGCCTCCGGCACACCACATTCCCTGCGCGCCTCCGGCACGACCGCACTCCCCGCGCGCGCCTCCAGCACGACCGCACTCCCCGCGCGCGCCTCCAGCACGACCGCACTCCCCGCGCGCGCCTCCGGCACGACTAGAGCGGATGCGAGCGGCGGGGGTGGTGAAGTGCTAGACCTTCTCGCGGAGGCGCTGGCTGACGACCTGGGTGACGCCGTCGCCACGCATCGACACGCCGTACAGCGCGTCGGCGATCTCCATCGTGCGCTTCTGGTGCGTGATCACGATGAGCTGTGAGGTCTGTCTCAGTTCC
This region includes:
- the ftsY gene encoding signal recognition particle-docking protein FtsY, which produces MDGYLGIIVIVAIVAILAVGGLWLLFRPKAKDLPPAPPAPPEPKAPVAEEPAKTGLGEEDGGTTTTLPPPAPPIEELIKAPEIEVPPPSAGRMVRLRGRLARSQNVLGRGLLELLSRDRLDDEVWDEIEETLITADVGVAPTRAMVEELRTKVKVLGTRTPEEVRKLLREELLTQIAPDLDRTLHTQPHGERPAVVLVVGVNGTGKTTTSGKLARVLVGDGRKVVLGAADTFRAAATDQLQTWGDRVGAGVVRGPEGGDPASVAFDAVAKGIEDKADTVIIDTAGRLHTKTGLMDELGKVKRVIEKKAAVDEVLLVLDATTGQNGMRQAQVFAEVVNVTGIALTKLDGTAKGGIVISVQRELGVPVKLVGLGEGPDDLAPFDPEVFVDALLGD